One part of the Anaeromyxobacter sp. Fw109-5 genome encodes these proteins:
- a CDS encoding ABC transporter permease: protein MLGVDLQIAGRNLARHTRRNLFLGGALAAVTALLVLLGALTAGMESSMMQSALTLMTGDVNVGGFFKVTSGSAAPLVSQYPRVLETVRATVPEVEYVTMRGRGWAKAVSESVSMDLVLAGVDVANEPTFRSVLRVVDGDLEALAQPGTVLLFEGQAERLKVRVNDVVTLSAPTARGVNNTADVRVAAIARNVGLLSAFSAFIQVDTLRELYGLNAATTGALHLYLRDPGDAPRVAARLRTALADAGFRVMEPDAQPYWMKLMQTVPSEDWTGQKLDVTTADDEMGQFKQFILALRVVTGLLVVILMVVVVIGLLNTLAIAIRERTREIGALRAIGMQRRKVMWLFLLESALLGALGTAAGVAVALAVAVAVNAAGIALPEAVQVFLAQERLAFLLDPRAIVGDALLLSAITVVASIFPARRAARLKPVTAMHHVG from the coding sequence GTGCTCGGCGTGGACCTCCAGATCGCGGGACGCAACCTCGCGCGCCACACCCGGCGCAACCTCTTCCTGGGCGGCGCGCTCGCCGCCGTCACCGCCCTCCTCGTCCTCCTCGGCGCCCTCACCGCCGGCATGGAGTCGTCGATGATGCAGTCCGCCCTGACGCTCATGACGGGCGACGTGAACGTGGGCGGGTTCTTCAAGGTGACGAGCGGGAGCGCCGCCCCGCTCGTGTCGCAGTACCCGCGCGTGCTCGAGACGGTGCGCGCCACGGTCCCGGAGGTGGAGTACGTCACCATGCGCGGCCGCGGGTGGGCGAAGGCGGTCTCGGAGAGCGTGTCGATGGACCTCGTCCTCGCCGGCGTGGACGTCGCGAACGAGCCGACCTTCCGGAGCGTGCTCCGCGTGGTGGACGGGGACCTCGAGGCGCTCGCGCAGCCCGGGACGGTGTTGCTCTTCGAGGGCCAGGCCGAGCGCCTCAAGGTGCGCGTGAACGACGTCGTGACCCTCTCGGCGCCGACGGCCCGGGGCGTGAACAACACCGCCGACGTGCGCGTCGCGGCCATCGCGCGGAACGTGGGGCTCCTGTCCGCCTTCTCCGCGTTCATCCAGGTGGACACGCTGCGCGAGCTGTACGGCCTCAACGCCGCGACCACCGGCGCGCTCCACCTGTACCTGCGCGACCCGGGTGACGCCCCGCGCGTCGCGGCGCGCCTGCGGACGGCGCTCGCGGACGCGGGCTTCCGCGTGATGGAGCCGGACGCCCAGCCCTACTGGATGAAGCTCATGCAGACGGTGCCGAGCGAGGACTGGACCGGCCAGAAGCTCGACGTCACCACCGCCGACGACGAGATGGGCCAGTTCAAGCAGTTCATCCTGGCGCTGCGCGTGGTCACCGGCCTCCTCGTCGTGATCCTCATGGTGGTGGTGGTGATCGGGCTCCTCAACACCCTCGCCATCGCCATCCGCGAGCGGACGCGCGAGATCGGCGCCCTGCGGGCCATCGGCATGCAGCGGCGCAAGGTGATGTGGCTGTTCCTGCTCGAGTCCGCGCTCCTCGGCGCCCTCGGGACGGCGGCGGGCGTGGCCGTCGCGCTCGCCGTGGCCGTGGCGGTGAACGCGGCCGGCATCGCCCTGCCGGAGGCGGTCCAGGTGTTCCTCGCCCAGGAGCGGCTGGCCTTCCTGCTCGATCCGCGCGCCATCGTGGGCGACGCGCTGCTCCTCTCCGCCATCACGGTCGTCGCGTCGATCTTCCCGGCGCGCCGCGCCGCGCGCCTGAAGCCGGTCACCGCCATGCACCACGTCGGGTGA
- a CDS encoding DUF302 domain-containing protein, with the protein MAELGMRKQVSGKYDEVLAKIPELLKGEGFGVLTRIDVTATVKEKLGVDFRRYQILGACNPKLAHQALTYEVGLGVMLPCNVAVWEDDAGKVIVSAVDPLQTIASQDPNLEPIARQVREKLSRVLAQL; encoded by the coding sequence GTGGCCGAGCTCGGCATGCGGAAGCAGGTGAGCGGCAAGTACGACGAGGTGCTCGCGAAGATCCCCGAGCTGCTCAAGGGGGAGGGCTTCGGCGTCCTCACGCGCATCGACGTGACCGCGACGGTGAAGGAGAAGCTCGGCGTCGACTTCCGGCGCTACCAGATCCTCGGCGCGTGCAACCCGAAGCTCGCCCATCAGGCGCTCACCTACGAGGTCGGCCTCGGCGTCATGCTGCCCTGCAACGTGGCGGTGTGGGAGGACGACGCGGGCAAGGTGATCGTCTCCGCGGTCGATCCGCTGCAGACGATCGCCTCGCAGGACCCGAACCTCGAGCCCATCGCCCGGCAGGTGCGCGAGAAGCTCTCCCGCGTCCTCGCGCAGCTCTGA
- a CDS encoding multicopper oxidase family protein, whose amino-acid sequence MRRAVHSTLAAPAVALAVCTAAVASAQDPSVPESIPKYDRPLVIPPAMPVTSTPVVPGVGPIDYYEIAVRSLSQQILPVGYPQTTVWSYGSVNHPGTLNYPAFTIEARFARPVRVKWINDLVDEEGAPLPHLLPVDQTLHWANPPGGVEGRDMRPSTPVVEPYLGPVPMVPHLHGGHNAQESDGYAEAWFLPAAAYSDEAFEDFAKEGRWYAPFKALFESKYGVEWEPGTATFQYENDQRAGTFWYHDHTLGMTRVNVYAGPAGFYLLRRGPGDLPAGLPGPAPTVGSDPFGTFYEIPIAIQDRSFKSDGSLFYPATRAFFDGFPQPYIPDSDVSPIWNPEFFGTTMVVNGRTWPYLEVEPRRYRFRFLNGCNSRFLILKIAGDALEERPAQPALHFVQIGGEGGFLPSPVVLDQLLLGLAERADVIVDFTGLEPGTELFLVNEAPDEPFGGGRVVEDFDPADPETTGQVMKFRVVELQGRDGSLPVDRLKLPAAPPLPPATATRRLSLNELESTMGGEGPIAALLGTMEGAEPVPLFWDDEVTEIPRLGATEIWEMSNFTADAHPIHIHEVQFQVVDRQPFGGATRAPEPWEAGYKDTVIAYPGEITRVKAKFDLPGLYVWHCHIVEHEDNEMMRPYCVGECPALE is encoded by the coding sequence ATGAGGCGCGCCGTTCACTCGACCCTCGCGGCTCCCGCGGTCGCCCTCGCCGTGTGCACGGCGGCCGTCGCGAGCGCGCAGGACCCGTCGGTACCCGAGTCCATCCCCAAGTACGACCGGCCCCTCGTCATCCCGCCGGCGATGCCGGTGACGAGCACGCCCGTGGTGCCAGGAGTGGGCCCCATCGACTACTACGAGATCGCCGTTCGAAGTCTCAGCCAGCAGATCCTGCCGGTCGGATATCCCCAGACCACCGTGTGGAGCTACGGCTCCGTCAATCATCCTGGCACGCTCAACTACCCCGCCTTCACGATCGAGGCCCGCTTCGCGCGGCCGGTGCGCGTGAAGTGGATCAACGACCTCGTGGACGAGGAGGGCGCTCCGCTCCCGCACCTGTTGCCCGTCGACCAGACGCTCCACTGGGCCAATCCGCCCGGCGGCGTCGAAGGGCGCGACATGCGCCCCTCGACGCCCGTCGTGGAGCCGTACCTCGGCCCGGTCCCGATGGTCCCGCACCTGCACGGCGGTCACAACGCGCAGGAGAGCGACGGCTACGCCGAGGCGTGGTTCCTGCCCGCGGCGGCATACTCCGACGAAGCGTTCGAGGACTTCGCGAAGGAGGGCCGCTGGTACGCTCCGTTCAAGGCCCTCTTCGAGAGCAAGTACGGCGTGGAGTGGGAGCCTGGAACGGCCACGTTCCAGTACGAGAACGACCAGCGGGCGGGGACCTTCTGGTACCACGACCACACCCTCGGGATGACGCGCGTGAACGTCTACGCCGGCCCCGCCGGCTTCTACCTGCTCCGCCGCGGGCCGGGCGATCTCCCCGCGGGCCTGCCGGGACCAGCGCCCACCGTCGGCTCGGATCCCTTCGGGACGTTCTACGAGATCCCGATCGCCATCCAGGACCGCTCCTTCAAGAGCGACGGCTCGCTGTTCTACCCGGCCACGCGCGCCTTCTTCGACGGCTTCCCCCAGCCGTACATCCCGGACAGCGACGTATCGCCGATCTGGAACCCGGAGTTCTTCGGCACCACGATGGTCGTGAACGGGCGCACCTGGCCGTATCTGGAGGTCGAGCCGCGCCGGTACCGCTTCCGCTTCCTGAACGGCTGCAACTCCCGGTTCCTGATCCTGAAGATCGCCGGCGATGCGCTGGAGGAGCGGCCGGCCCAGCCGGCGCTCCACTTCGTCCAGATCGGCGGCGAGGGGGGATTCCTGCCCTCGCCGGTGGTGCTCGACCAGCTCCTCCTCGGCCTGGCGGAGCGTGCCGACGTCATCGTCGACTTCACCGGGCTCGAGCCGGGGACGGAGCTGTTCCTCGTCAACGAGGCGCCCGACGAGCCGTTCGGCGGCGGCAGGGTGGTCGAGGACTTCGATCCTGCCGATCCCGAGACGACCGGCCAGGTGATGAAGTTCAGGGTCGTGGAGCTCCAGGGCAGGGACGGCAGCCTGCCCGTCGATCGCCTCAAGCTGCCGGCGGCGCCCCCCCTCCCGCCGGCGACGGCGACGCGCCGGCTCTCGCTGAACGAGCTCGAGTCCACCATGGGCGGCGAAGGGCCGATCGCGGCGCTGCTCGGGACGATGGAGGGCGCCGAGCCGGTCCCGCTCTTCTGGGACGACGAGGTCACGGAGATCCCACGGCTGGGCGCGACGGAGATCTGGGAGATGTCGAACTTCACCGCCGACGCGCACCCCATCCACATCCACGAGGTCCAGTTCCAGGTGGTGGACCGGCAGCCGTTCGGCGGGGCCACGCGCGCTCCCGAGCCGTGGGAGGCGGGCTACAAGGACACCGTCATCGCCTACCCCGGCGAGATCACGCGGGTGAAGGCGAAGTTCGATCTCCCCGGCCTGTACGTGTGGCACTGCCACATCGTCGAGCACGAGGACAACGAGATGATGCGGCCGTACTGCGTGGGCGAGTGCCCGGCGCTGGAGTAA
- a CDS encoding phosphate acyltransferase, with amino-acid sequence MQSRANQVMGSIISKAKKKLTRIVFPEGHHPKIQQAAEILREEAICEPVLLGPVEDIQRSIQEQRLDDLDGVTIIDPMTSDAFSRYVARYWELRRRRGVTFEEAQRRMRMRNYFAAIMLEQGAVDGLVTGLTSGYAASVRPSLEVVRTRPGQRAAGVYIVVTKNDFKFFADCTVNVDPSSEELAEIALTTCDLARYFDVVPRVAMLSYSTFGSAEGPSPRKMAIAKDLVRQHHPELEVDGEIQVDIATNTEVRVPEFPFSTLKDNANVFVFPNLDAANIAYQMLANVGGAEVIGPVLIGMQKPVNVLQMGCSVQSIVNLAAITALRAQGDKFLF; translated from the coding sequence ATGCAGAGCCGCGCCAACCAGGTGATGGGCTCCATCATCTCCAAGGCGAAGAAGAAGCTCACCCGCATCGTCTTCCCCGAGGGCCACCACCCCAAGATCCAGCAGGCCGCCGAGATCCTGCGCGAGGAGGCGATCTGCGAGCCGGTGCTCCTCGGCCCGGTGGAGGACATCCAGCGCTCCATCCAGGAGCAGCGGCTCGACGACCTCGACGGGGTCACCATCATCGATCCGATGACGAGCGACGCGTTCAGCCGGTACGTCGCCCGCTACTGGGAGCTGCGCCGGCGCCGCGGCGTCACCTTCGAGGAGGCGCAGCGCCGCATGCGCATGCGCAACTACTTCGCCGCGATCATGCTCGAGCAGGGCGCGGTGGACGGCCTCGTGACCGGCCTCACCTCCGGCTACGCCGCGTCGGTCCGGCCGTCGCTCGAGGTGGTGCGCACGCGGCCCGGCCAGCGCGCGGCGGGCGTCTACATCGTGGTCACCAAGAACGACTTCAAGTTCTTCGCGGACTGCACGGTGAACGTGGATCCGAGCTCGGAGGAGCTCGCCGAGATCGCCCTCACCACCTGCGACCTCGCCCGCTACTTCGACGTGGTGCCGCGCGTCGCGATGCTGTCGTACTCGACGTTCGGCTCGGCCGAGGGCCCCAGCCCGCGCAAGATGGCCATCGCGAAGGACCTCGTGCGCCAGCACCACCCGGAGCTCGAGGTGGACGGCGAGATCCAGGTGGACATCGCGACGAACACCGAGGTGCGCGTCCCGGAGTTCCCCTTCTCGACGCTCAAGGACAACGCGAACGTCTTCGTGTTCCCGAACCTCGACGCGGCGAACATCGCCTACCAGATGCTCGCGAACGTCGGCGGCGCCGAGGTCATCGGTCCGGTGCTCATCGGCATGCAGAAGCCGGTGAACGTGCTGCAGATGGGCTGCTCGGTCCAGTCCATCGTGAACCTCGCCGCGATCACCGCGCTCCGCGCGCAGGGCGACAAGTTCCTGTTCTAG
- a CDS encoding outer membrane lipoprotein-sorting protein, translating into MHRVPLVTAALALLASAAPALALTAPELAKVVATIDERQRNSGDWKALCYMEAKEKGKTDVVYELVVYRRDEDDKQMFLFTKPRAEAGKGYLRIDKNLWLYDPAVGRWERRTERERIGGTDTRRGDLDESRLVEEYDATFEADEKLGAYDVHRILLVVKPGVDVAFPKVRLWVDRATLNVLKRQELALSGRLMRTAYYPRWKKLFSPSKRADVWYPEEMRIFDEIEKGNSTLILIKEIDLRPLAANLFTKAWLESKSR; encoded by the coding sequence ATGCACCGAGTCCCGCTCGTCACCGCAGCCCTGGCCCTCCTCGCCTCCGCCGCACCCGCCCTCGCGCTCACCGCCCCCGAGCTCGCGAAGGTCGTCGCCACCATCGACGAGCGGCAGCGCAACTCCGGAGATTGGAAGGCGCTCTGCTACATGGAGGCGAAGGAGAAGGGGAAGACCGACGTCGTCTACGAGCTCGTCGTCTACCGGCGCGACGAGGACGACAAGCAGATGTTCCTCTTCACGAAGCCGCGGGCCGAGGCGGGCAAGGGCTACCTGCGCATCGACAAGAACCTGTGGCTCTACGACCCGGCGGTGGGGCGCTGGGAGCGGCGCACCGAGCGCGAGCGGATCGGCGGCACCGACACGCGGCGCGGCGATCTCGACGAGTCGCGCCTCGTCGAGGAGTACGACGCGACCTTCGAGGCGGACGAGAAGCTCGGCGCGTACGACGTCCACCGCATCCTCCTCGTCGTGAAGCCCGGCGTGGACGTGGCCTTCCCCAAGGTGCGGCTCTGGGTGGACCGGGCGACGCTGAACGTGCTGAAGCGCCAGGAGCTGGCCCTGTCCGGCCGCCTCATGCGCACGGCGTACTACCCGCGCTGGAAGAAGCTCTTCTCGCCCTCCAAGCGCGCCGACGTGTGGTACCCGGAGGAGATGCGGATCTTCGACGAGATCGAGAAGGGCAACTCGACGCTCATCCTCATCAAGGAGATCGACCTGCGGCCGCTCGCCGCGAACCTGTTCACCAAGGCGTGGCTGGAGTCGAAGAGCCGGTAG